In the Glycine max cultivar Williams 82 chromosome 6, Glycine_max_v4.0, whole genome shotgun sequence genome, AAAACAGTTAccgatgattttttattattgtttaaacaTAGTTTCAGGAACAGGAAGTGATGACTAATACTGGATATGGAAAAAATGTGAGGGACGAAACAGATAACAATGACAATGGAATGGAACTGCTGGCAACAGTTGCAACTAGAATTATTACGAAGAgggtggagaagaagaagctgaggaaGGAGAagttgaggaagaagaagctgccACTGCCACTGGACTTAAGATGGGGGAATCAAAAACTGAGGGCCTTCTCGTAGGgattaaagaaaacaacaccCCCTGATGAAGAATCACAGTGATTTcgcgaataaaaaaaatcaatttgtacTGAATAATGTTTCAAAGAGTCCTTAATTAATGTTCTCGTGTCAAATTGAGATACATGAATTATATTTGACTCAACCAACAGAGAAAAATAGAGGTGAAAGAAAAAACTACACATGATTCGATCTCATAACTAACTCTATCTGCTTGAGTTCGGATGATTGTGTAGTATTTGATTTGATGTAATAAATTatctatattaatttatatataaataaataattatatgtatcTTATAATTTCGCAGCTAAGTACTAGAGTAACATATATACCAACTTTTAGAAGTGAGTAAATGACAGACTGGTTAATACagatttattgttttctttatttgacttgaaattttaattaaggctttgagtcatttatttaaatgacttgatcaagacaaaaaatttacaacagTAGATTAACTTGATTTATCTAgcataatattttaacattaacATTATGTATAATTAAATCCTATCATAAAAGAaagtataaaactttttttaaaactaacataTATTTAACTATGTATGTTTTGATATAAATAatacattataaataaaaagatttattattaattacaatGAAGGACCATCATATCAGATTATGGAAGACTCAAATCGGAATTGAATTG is a window encoding:
- the LOC102665666 gene encoding uncharacterized protein, which translates into the protein MVSSRRPARFQKPDFMQTKPIGEEKLEVLRVAAAAVFLNEQNPEGESSFQEQEVMTNTGYGKNVRDETDNNDNGMELLATVATRIITKRVEKKKLRKEKLRKKKLPLPLDLRWGNQKLRAFS